The Vulpes vulpes isolate BD-2025 chromosome 8, VulVul3, whole genome shotgun sequence genome has a window encoding:
- the LOC140593735 gene encoding double homeobox protein 4-like protein 4 has protein sequence MPSRGRSRARGSRWSRSEHNRRSSDGARILLPGVGLNPYEAAEGIASVAQGRVDLRAPESELLLQHMASSGTPGGPLPRAPRRRRLVLTASQKGALQAFFQENPYPGITAREHLARELAISESRIQVWVQNQRTRQLRQSRRLDSRIPQGEGPPNGKGQPPGRVPKEGRRKRTSISASQTSILLQAFEEERFPGIGMRESLARKTGIPEARIQVWFQNRRARHPGQSPSGPENALAANHKPSPRGTVPLDQSHLWRVPRSSPNLAPFDPLASMQTQAAGTPPVSSVDVVPPVSCGGFGRLIPGASLVPPTLGGQGGNAAAPRDLGSRSCPGLTRGGGLSPGHADLGLPSPGRCQQPKEHPSKAPLLLQVGPRPPPADPPQHWGHAGPSGTDQAMPRRGQSSQAVMGTAGSQDGTGQQPAPGESPAWWQQPPPPAGPCVPLPPQHQLCTDTSSFLQELLSADEMEEDVHPLWVGPLREEEPPGPLEAPLSEDDYHALLEMLQDSLWPQA, from the exons ATGCCCAGCAGAGGGCGGTCAAGAGCGAGGGGAAGCCGCTGGAGCCGGTCTGAGCACAACAGGAGGAGCTCTGACGGAGCCCGCATTCTTCTCCCCGGGGTAGGCCTGAATCCGTACGAGGCTGCGGAGGGCATTGCCTCCGTGGCCCAAGGACGTG TCGACCTGCGGGCGCCTGAGAGCGAGCTCCTCCTGCAGCATATGGCTTCCAGCGGCACCCCCGGCG GCCCACTCCCACGAGCACCCCGACGAAGGAGGCTCGTGTTGACGGCAAGCCAGAAGGGGGCCCTGCAGGCATTCTTCCAGGAGAACCCTTACCCCGGCATCACTGCCAGAGAACACCTGGCCCGAGAGCTGGCCATCTCCGAGTCTAGAATCCAG GTCTGGGTCCAAAACCAGAGAACGAGACAGCTAAGGCAGAGCCGCCGACTGGACTCCAGAATTCCCCAAGGAGAAGGGCCACCGAATGGAAAGGGACAGCCTCCAG GACGTGTCCCgaaggaaggcaggagaaaaCGGACATCCATTTCTGCATCCCAAACCAGTATCCTCCTTCAAGCCTTTGAGGAGGAGCGGTTTCCTGGCATTGGTATGAGGGAAAGCCTGGCCAGAAAAACAGGCATTCCAGAAGCCAGAATTCAG GTTTGGTTTCAGAACAGAAGAGCTCggcacccagggcagagcccaagtGGGCCCGAGAATGCTTTGGCGGCAAACCACAAACCCAGTCCTCGCGGGACGGTCCCATTGGACCAAAGCCACCTGTGGAGGGTCCCCAGGAGCTCTCCAAATCTGGCTCCCTTTGATCCTTTGGCAAGCATGCAGACGCAGGCTGCAGGGACACCTCCTGTCTCCTCCGTGGATGTTGTCCCTCCAGTTTCCTGTGGGGGCTTTGGGCGCCTGATTCCGGGGGCCAGCCTGGTCCCACCCACCTTAGGTGGGCAAGGAGGAAACGCTGCTGCTCCCAGAGACCTGGGGAGCCGATCCTGCCCAGGACTGACTCGAGGAGGGGGCCTCTCACCAGGTCACGCTGAccttggcctcccctcccctgggagaTGCCAGCAGCCGAAAGAGCACCCCAGCAAGGCGCCCCTGCTCTTACAAGTTGGCCCGCGGCCTCCACCTGCTGATCCCCCTCAACACTGGGGTCATGCAGGTCCCTCGGGCACCGATCAGGCCATGCCGAGGAGGGGCCAAAGTTCCCAGGCAGTCATGGGCACagcagggtcccaggatgggACAGGGCAGCAGCCCGCCCCCGGGGAGAGCCCCGCTTGGTGGCAACAGCCTCCCCCTCCTGCAGGGCCATGTGTCCCGCTGCCCCCACAACACCAGCTGTGTACGGACACCTCCAGTTTCCTGCAAGAGCTTCTCTCAGCCGATGAGATGGAAGAAGATGTACACCCCTTGTGGGTGGGGCCTCTGCGGGAGGAAGAACCTCCAGGACCCCTGGAAGCACCCCTCAGCGAGGACGATTATCACGCTCTGCTGGAAATGCTACAGGACTCCTTGTGGCCTCAGGCCTAG